A part of Misgurnus anguillicaudatus chromosome 6, ASM2758022v2, whole genome shotgun sequence genomic DNA contains:
- the LOC141364397 gene encoding torsin-1A-interacting protein 1-like: MTENGNDRGDGDQADVEMDDNVDQDTDMDSEEEAEEDNAFLISESRRGFKLSADVQEENLEPGMSLRSRRSIHETEDTEPTKHHHSLKTTFIERSSMGAVPVQLKPLENLKGLSRRRYLNDQDHTKEKTRASTKPLNDYASRPALSYRPAEANRNLIVLTNNLPTRKQVPQLKNTGLKNLKTPLTSRATPTSTSKGCTWYMWKLLLMALILVFLALGFHISKSFMLRTDVVQPNIQENLNADMAALQLLYPSQRSVFWKRSVRHLQGHLQTVNPTEPVSLILTGGLKAERTLACLARSLATAYSVSLNNGSILEIDGTTKTGQDSDQVKLDIDTALRKAFDGNKSAAVIHRFEELPPGSTLIFYRYCDHENAAYKKVFLVFTVMLSVDKIETDSSLSAVEDMVHDQIKEKFVTPNKSAMFNQMDVDKLSGLWSRISHVILPVAAEEKTEREGCGS, from the exons ATGACAGAGAATGGAAATGACAGAGGTGATGGAGACCAAGCAGATGTGGAGATGGATGACAATGTAGACCAAGATACAGATATGGATTCAGAGGAGGAGGCTGAGGAGGACAATGCATTCTTAATAT CTGAGTCCAGAAGAGGTTTCAAGCTTTCTGCAGATGTACAGGAAGAGAATCTAGAACCCGGAATGAGCTTGAGAAGCCGAAGATCCATTCACGAGACGGAGGACACTGAGCCAACCAAACATCATCACAGTTTAAAGACTACATTTATAG AGCGTTCCAGTATGGGTGCTGTCCCTGTTCAACTCAAACCCCTGGAGAACCTAAAGGGGTTAAGTAGGAGACGTTACTTAAATGATCAGGATCACACAAAGGAGAAAACTAGAGCTTCAACAAAACCTTTAAATGATT ATGCATCCAGACCGGCCCTTTCTTACAGACCAGCTGAAGCTAACAGGAACCTCATAGTGCTCACAAATAACCTTCCTACAAGAAAACAAGTCCCTCAACTCAAAAACACAG GATTAAAGAATTTAAAGACACCGCTCACATCAAGAGCAACTCCAACTTCCACCTCTAAAG GGTGTACATGGTACATGTGGAAACTTTTACTGATGGCTCTGATATTAGTATTTCTAGCTTTGGGCTTTCACATTTCAAAATCATTTATGCTGAGAACTGATGTGGTCCAGCCGAACATACAGGAAAATTTGAATGCAGACATGGCTGCACTACAGCTACTTTATCCAAGTCAGCGCTCAGTATTTTGGAAGAGGAGCGTCAGGCATCTTCAGGGTCACTTGCAAACAGTCAACCCCACCGAACCGGTCAGCTTGATTCTGACCGGTGGCTTAAAGGCAGAAAGGACATTGGCTTGTCTTGCTCGAAGCTTGGCTACAGCATACTCCGTTTCTCTTAACAACGGCTCAATCTTAGAAATCGATGGGACTACCAAAACAGGACAAGACAGTGACCAGGTCAAGTTGGACATTGATACAGCTCTGAGAAAAGCATTTGATGGAAATAAATCTGCAGCCGTTATCCACCGTTTCGAGGAGCTTCCTCCTGGATCTACACTCATATTCTATCGTTACTGTGACCATGAGAATGCAGCGTATAAGAAGGTTTTTCTGGTTTTTACTGTGATGCTATCAGTTGATAAAATAGAAACCGATTCCAGTCTAAGTGCAGTTGAGGACATGGTACATGATCAGATAAAAGAAAAGTTTGTCACCCCAAACAAGTCAGCAATGTTTAATCAAATGGATGTGGATAAACTCAGTGGATTGTGGAGCAGAATCTCACATGTTATCCTACCGGTGGCTGCAGAAGAGAAGACTGAACGGGAGGGCTGTGGGTCCTAA
- the LOC129414414 gene encoding uncharacterized protein, producing MYNCGLFILLFGFVMVKFITCYSDGTLLTDECQGMNVNHDGIAAQTTESPFTVTPEQRTFTVSEIGNEINVQLSGTAGTTFMGFMLEARKCEDCPPAGTFSLTDTSTTVLLSCDGQNGRAVSHADNLDKSSITVKWIVPEAGTFFFRAAVTQTYGAFWLRKPIILTTTAPKTTPTPKNISANSTTTITSISAAKSTAKPTTSRALKTTAKTTTSRALKTTAKTTTSRALKTTAKTTTSRALKTTAKTTTSRALKTPAKTTTSRALKTTAKTTTSRALKTTAKTTTSRALKNTAKTTAISAANTSAISAANTSAISAVYTVVINLNLHTVINAVINSETLTSITAVFNANNTVNITTGITAYINAVINSKTLTSITASITAVFNANNIAISTTNMTTGNTAYVNVVFNADITAVSTAVINTQTVYVVIVSFIIHYCFL from the exons aTGTATAATTGTGGTCTCTTTATTCTTTTGTTTGGATTTGTCATGGTGAAGTTTATTACCTGTTACAGTGATGGAACTTTATTGACAGATGAATGTCAAGGAATGAACGTCAATCATGACGGTATAGCAGCACAAACAACTGAATCCCCGTTCACTGTCACACCAGAGCAGAGGACCTTCACTGTCTCAGAAATCGGAAACGAGATTAACG TGCAGCTTTCAGGTACGGCAGGCACTACATTTATGGGTTTTATGTTGGAGGCTCGTAAGTGTGAGGACTGTCCACCTGCCGGTACTTTTAGTTTGACTGACACAAGCACCACAGTCCTCCTGTCCTGTGATGGCCAAAAT GGCAGAGCTGTGAGCCATGCTGATAACTTGGACAAAAGCAGCATAACAGTAAAATGGATTGTCCCTGAAGCAGGAACTTTCTTCTTCAG AGCTGCGGTCACGCAGACATACGGAGCGTTTTGGCTAAGAAAGCCAATAATACTTACAACAACTGCACCCAAAACAACACCAACACCTAAAAACATATCTGCAAACTCCACTACAACCATCACCTCAATCTCTGCTGCAAAGTCCACTGCCAAACCCACCACAAGCCGTGCTTTAAAAACCACTGCCAAAACCACCACAAGCCGTGCTTTAAAAACCACTGCCAAAACCACCACAAGCCGTGCTTTAAAAACCACTGCCAAAACCACCACAAGCCGTGCTTTAAAAACCACTGCCAAAACCACCACAAGCCGTGCTTTAAAAACCCCTGCCAAAACCACCACAAGCCGTGCTTTAAAAACCACTGCCAAAACCACCACAAGCCGTGCTTTAAAAACCACTGCCAAAACCACCACAAGCCGTGCTTTAAAAAACACTGCCAAAACCACCGCAATCTCTGCTGCAAACACCTCCGCAATCTCTGCTGCAAATACCTCCGCAATCTCTGCTGTATACACTGTAGTCATCAATTTAAACCTCCATACAGTCATCAATGCAGTCATTAATTCAGAGACCCTTACATCCATTACTGCAGTCTTTAATGCAAACAACACTGTAAACATCACTACAGGCATCACTGCATACATCAATGCAGTCATTAATTCAAAGACCCTTACATCCATCACTGCATCCATTACTGCAGTCTTTAATGCAAACAACATTGCAATTTCCACTACAAACATGACTACAGGCAACACTGCATATGTCAATGTAGTCTTCAATGCAGACATCACTGCAGTCTCCACTGCAGTCATCAATACACAAACAGTATATGTTGTTATTGTTTCCTTTATTAtccattattgttttttatag
- the LOC141364202 gene encoding putative ferric-chelate reductase 1, with the protein MYPAGIFFLLFGFVMVKFITCYSDGTLLTDECQGMNVNHDGIAAQTTESPFTVTPEQKTFTDSEIGNEINVTLSGTAGNTFIGFMLEARKCETCPPAGTFSLTDPNTTVLLTCDGQNGRAVSHADNLDKSSITVKWIVPEAGTFFFRAAVTQTYGAFWLRKAIILTTTAPKTTPTPKNISANSTTTITSIPAANSTANTTANDSSCHEDLHDILGEEVDYNSIFNGDFSIFNAASFSIFNAESPLQSSIHKQFMLLWFLLLFIIVSLHFN; encoded by the exons ATGTATCCTGCCGGCAtctttttccttttgtttggaTTTGTCATGGTAAAGTTTATAACCTGTTACAGTGATGGAACTTTATTGACAGATGAATGTCAAGGAATGAACGTCAATCATGACGGTATAGCAGCACAAACAACTGAATCCCCGTTCACTGTCACACCAGAGCAGAAGACCTTCACTGATTCAGAAATCGGAAATGAGATTAATG TGACACTTTCAGGTACGGCAGGCAATACATTTATAGGTTTTATGTTGGAGGCTCGTAAGTGTGAGACCTGTCCACCTGCCGGTACTTTCAGTTTGACTGACCCAAACACCACAGTCCTCCTGACCTGTGATGGCCAAAAT GGCAGAGCGGTGAGCCATGCTGATAACTTGGACAAAAGCAGCATAACAGTAAAATGGATTGTCCCTGAGGCAGGAACTTTCTTCTTCAG AGCTGCGGTCACGCAGACATACGGAGCGTTTTGGCTAAGAAAGGCAATAATACTTACAACAACTGCACCCAAAACAACACCAACACCTAAAAACATATCTGCAAACTCCACTACAACCATCACCTCAATCCCTGCTGCAAACTCCACTGCCAACACCACCGCAAATgat AGCTCCTGTCACGAAgacttacacgacattttgggGGAGGAAGTCGATTACAACAGCATCTTTAATGGAGACTTCAGCATCTTTAATGCAGCATCTTTCAGCATCTTTAATGCAGAATCTCCACTGCAGTCATCAATACACAAACAGTTTATGTTGTTATGGTTTctattattattcattattgtTTCCCTGCATTTTAActag